In the genome of Polaribacter sp. MED152, one region contains:
- a CDS encoding T9SS type B sorting domain-containing protein, whose protein sequence is MNTQQTLKKCIIALIVIISFANQTYSQTFVEFKQRLQNGGVNLKGDITFIANSIVSKNQDGTVPNDDYNGSQGNNKLNLDYIDIDNDPTTFSSSKAALNLPGCSKVVFAGLYWSAVYPRKYWNDVNSTRDVDVNTIKFKLPNQEYQDVTGDVIFDGPTISGTKEKIVYTCFKDITTIIDAQDSPNGDYVAANIKATVRGKSNTGSSAGWIMVVIYENELEPTRRVSIFDGFTAVKGGSNSVNAEVSYSGFKTIPNGPVRAKMLVAALEGDKSIKGDRFQMKDINGTFQTLSTPNTNPATNFFNGSITVNDQFLANRSPSSENTLGFDADIFNLNNVNNQLIANDQTDADIKLTTSGDGYWVFLNAMSVEIIEPDIELVKTIEDTNGNDISGGEVNLGNEIWYNIAFRNKGNDNATNTTIIDRLPKNVDLFETELIMPLGVTYTYQAPTIANEFRGELVFTIPDNLVELGDPTYNIRLKVKVVESCNELRDVCSNIIQNQAFVNFTGEINGVTTNNTPSYFGVDACNRGYEGPSNFLADVDQCTYEREEVLCTDTVDLTAGAGFLSYTWKNANGDVIGNTQTITVDKVGRYTVDKVAPVGCISSQEIINVVSFITQPNPVIDFADEVKVCSDDGSELSEIYLCGTESSKLIKTNIYNSNTILWQKLDEDSCIDDSSADCPNTSNSCTWNTVKTGNDYNANEPGKYRVEIRAQGGCFKRYYFDVFQATLDPLVDKTDLICGNIGNITINNIPANYQFSLTNDINTFQDSNSFDITAAGTYTVFIRKKGGSATSCVYELPAIDVFEKNIEVDLIVDQIHCSDSDGTIRVQVNNVDGEYVYQLFKGGQLLSETSPKIDNDHTFVVSEAGIYTVKVTAPNNCSFEGDVTITKPEPLALTAVTTKNISCTNGRIDLTTIGGTPIYNYAIWSIDGVELYANPTTIPIIEFFTDSYLEIAPGDEGVYQFVIVDGNNCFTFSNPTEVIAEPAFTFTESIQNVTCNGNQNGSFTITPDQDVNNYTLNYSINNGTNYQTENLFSNLNAGNYKVLIRATKALDTCNYTKDIVITEAAKITGNASITQNYTCNADATITFDSVSGGNTPYTYSIDGVNFFEETSFPNLKEGTYTPIIKDANDCTLALNDIIIDPLPTVPIFTTNLSYSCTGNATIEILPNTTGYLYSLDGNPFTNSNIFADVPEGNHTISINIGSECLEEVQVTVLPNQGFNSFVANSTDISCFGDANGSITIEASNYNSSFEYSLNGGSWVTANASPLTINNLDKGDYSLRVQSDSCTLDLGSVTISEPNELQVTASIAQEITCTNATAVLDVNAIGGNPPYQYSIDNGATWVDDFTSVVAGNYTIKARDSKGCETAIGASITVNPAKSLLIDTSVTSCFNGTNGEIKIDVTQGNDNYVFRLNNGPWQSPSTANPNTFTFTNLQPNTYTVEVKDGFSCEVLEQNIVLNNQLNASIVTADIGCNPGSINVTATGGDSNYVYAFISASATITNADFSANSSQNITTAGDYKVYVRDNNGATDYCEYLDTVTINKAADVDITASVIQPKCFDEKGNLTLDFSGGLAPYTINVSNTLGFTETSTNIYNTTKEYYNLDADTYTITITDANNCSKTISSLIENPVELTATINPILPTCGVTDLNQFGIEFITSNSYAPYTLEYSIDNGTTWSNNNTFMSISSGTVFTPVLRLLETDGVTVRCIKVLDNFRMPFHVSNLIVSSSATGDCKDGFQVTVEAQDGVAPYEFAVNSTSNWVSPTIVNGTTYVFENLTPGLGYYFYVKDATGCIKENSVDIYDSFTPEVEIAANVTQEACATSDTGELTFTINDPSNNLSGTLNWQLFDVDTNLPVRNGSQSNLNDIVVSNLPAGNFYLVITNNACSWGSRNARINRGAEINGSISVLRDITCNQPGIVNIDAISGGFGDYTFTLTSTNFINPIITQDRAVEIDVNNLVDATIASTINVAVSDEFSCLKDLGNVVINISEKPEIQNITSNLCTLNNSITINASKGLAPYFYSIDNGVTFQSDANFYDLAAGNYTAIVMDSNGCLSLPENVIIYPPLNFEATITKNLDCTLNADASVEINVLQGSNNYEYEVVNSASTSIISRTTLASATETIQLSDAGVYTITVFDLATNCSKSITVEVLSKEEPTFTFSVDNSTCSGTNSGTIALQNSNSSLDYTYSISPVSGSFDATTNSFINVAPGTYTITALGNNNCTIVEANVTVNEFDPIQIPTPTITDFSCTTGNTYNNASITIDTALIMGGSGNYTQIDFINNKGTATTTDDEIVQTGNNDTYILSDTNGGNFTIVVYDDEGCSASIQTNVNEFFALTDIFITEDVSADCKTGASISVTTNTEVNGANKSYTISNNTGFTETNTTGIFKDIAEGSYTIRVLNLDTNCYLETNYTIENVNEFDIIVQKNNDLSCANSATGSVSFQFSSTTIYSGNYDYVLFDKITNLPTTFVGSGSGETIINNLTEGEYYIKITQLDIPFCDVESAPFSIEGPAETLDFDFITTPITCVSANSGTLLIDAFGGWQEYEYQLATATGTIIQSFSTNNSIDNLAAENYIISVRDKFNCVVDKSFTLENPLEITADITVADLVCFDEKDGAITVSNVAGGQGNPVKYYYQIQKDSGILSVKQESNVFDNLTAGNYTVVISDEYSCSKTYNVVIDNPDAVLVTANITTGITCSSNLSEVTLSASGGSGNYTYSKDGISFTNSPIFEVAVGTHQFYAKDDNGCISEASAIVEIDALNPLTAILDTSAANVSCAAETGAVISAIASGGFGNYQYELLNDADVILRNRQDEDTFSGLSSGTYKIRVYSEDCVFTTESYTITEPVALEIQTPVVVSNISCFGNLDGSIVINATGGTGDLVYSIDQVKYESINVFNNLPAGIYNVTVQDESGCFVSETVEITEPDQLTSNAINVQQELCLGSKNAAFDLEITGGNPPYKTSLNGAAFVENQLSFSNLEGGKTYVIFIEDAKGCEDFLVVPLEEAVEVNLTTNTTLSCTNYLSTIEASVNASASSKVQYSINNGALQTSGIFSDLASGTYTVTALHENGCEVSEQIIINNPNPLTIEGVSTQDILCFGGNNGSIVVTSSGGQGVVSYSIDGINFQTDNTFTNLSKGTYQVTIKDELDCQVVSTAVVIDEVEELKVSLKDIQHATCFGESDAGFEIEIEGGTAPYNVKLDNGASVENQFIFSDLEGGKTYQITVVDANNCTTNFSVDIEAGVSLNLTTNTTLNCINYLSEIEATVNASEASKVQYSINNGALQTSGIFSDLATGSYTITAVHENGCEVSEQVIINNPNPLTIEEVTSENILCFGGNNGSIVVTSSGGQGVVSYSIDGTNFQTDNTFANLSPGTYQVTIKDELNCEVNSTEVTIDEIDELKVSVKDIQQATCVGESDGGFEIEIEGGTAPYNVKLDNGAFVENQFAYSNLEGGKTYQIIVVDANNCTTNFSVDLESSVNLDLVLSPEYTCNNNATVFALVDDLYEGDVTYTINGTNPQQEGIFIELVPGNYTITATHKNGCSTSETISIKENPELILEIDTSEINKLIANASGGVPPYTYSIDNGSFTPENTFIISETRIYNIAVKDSRGCVEYIAILGEFIDIEIPNFFTPNGNGKHDCWYPTKVKDYHNIEVLIYDRYSRLLKTFKGVNNCWDGLYNNKPLPSGDYWYVIYYDQKPGVRRRLMGNFTLYR, encoded by the coding sequence ATGAATACCCAACAAACCCTAAAGAAGTGTATAATTGCATTGATTGTAATTATAAGTTTTGCAAACCAAACCTACTCGCAAACTTTCGTAGAATTTAAACAACGACTGCAAAATGGAGGTGTAAACCTTAAAGGAGACATCACTTTTATTGCCAATAGTATTGTAAGTAAAAATCAAGATGGTACTGTACCTAATGATGATTACAATGGAAGCCAAGGAAACAATAAATTAAATCTAGATTATATAGATATTGATAATGATCCTACCACATTTTCTTCCAGCAAAGCAGCCTTAAATTTACCTGGCTGTTCTAAAGTAGTTTTTGCAGGTTTATATTGGTCTGCAGTATATCCAAGAAAATATTGGAATGATGTTAACAGTACAAGAGATGTAGATGTAAATACCATTAAATTTAAATTACCAAACCAAGAATATCAAGATGTTACAGGTGATGTTATTTTTGATGGACCAACCATTTCTGGCACCAAAGAAAAAATTGTTTATACCTGTTTTAAAGATATCACAACAATTATAGATGCCCAAGATTCACCAAATGGAGATTATGTTGCTGCCAATATAAAAGCCACTGTTAGAGGTAAAAGCAACACAGGTTCATCTGCAGGTTGGATTATGGTTGTAATCTATGAAAACGAGTTAGAGCCTACAAGAAGGGTTTCTATTTTTGATGGATTTACAGCTGTAAAAGGGGGTTCTAATTCTGTAAATGCAGAGGTTTCATATTCTGGTTTTAAAACAATTCCTAATGGGCCTGTAAGAGCAAAAATGTTGGTAGCTGCTTTAGAAGGTGATAAATCTATTAAGGGAGATCGTTTTCAAATGAAAGACATTAACGGAACTTTTCAAACCCTTTCTACACCAAACACAAACCCTGCAACTAACTTTTTTAACGGTTCTATTACAGTTAATGATCAATTCTTAGCCAACAGAAGTCCAAGTAGTGAAAACACCTTAGGTTTTGATGCTGATATTTTTAATCTGAACAACGTAAACAATCAACTTATTGCAAACGATCAAACAGATGCAGATATAAAATTAACCACTAGTGGAGATGGTTATTGGGTATTTCTAAATGCCATGAGTGTAGAAATTATAGAACCAGATATTGAACTCGTAAAAACCATAGAAGATACAAATGGTAATGATATTTCTGGGGGTGAAGTTAATTTAGGAAACGAAATTTGGTACAATATTGCATTTAGAAATAAGGGTAATGACAATGCTACAAATACTACAATCATAGACAGGTTGCCTAAAAATGTTGACTTATTCGAAACCGAACTTATAATGCCTTTAGGAGTAACTTACACCTACCAAGCACCAACAATAGCCAATGAATTTAGAGGTGAACTTGTATTTACAATTCCAGACAATTTAGTAGAGTTAGGTGACCCTACTTATAATATCAGGTTAAAAGTTAAAGTAGTAGAATCTTGTAATGAGTTAAGAGACGTTTGTTCTAACATTATTCAAAATCAAGCGTTTGTAAATTTCACAGGAGAAATAAATGGAGTAACCACAAACAACACACCTAGTTATTTTGGTGTAGACGCTTGTAATAGAGGTTATGAAGGGCCATCTAATTTCTTAGCAGATGTAGATCAATGTACGTATGAAAGAGAAGAAGTACTTTGTACAGACACTGTAGATTTAACTGCTGGAGCAGGATTTTTATCTTACACTTGGAAAAATGCAAATGGAGATGTTATTGGAAATACACAAACCATTACAGTAGATAAAGTTGGCAGATATACCGTAGATAAAGTTGCACCTGTAGGATGTATTAGCAGTCAAGAAATTATAAATGTAGTATCATTTATTACGCAACCAAACCCGGTTATTGACTTTGCAGACGAAGTAAAAGTATGTTCAGATGATGGTTCTGAGCTATCAGAAATTTATTTATGTGGTACAGAAAGTAGTAAACTTATTAAAACAAATATTTACAACTCAAATACCATTTTATGGCAAAAGTTAGATGAAGATTCTTGCATTGATGATAGCAGTGCAGATTGTCCAAATACGAGCAACTCTTGTACTTGGAACACTGTTAAAACTGGTAACGATTACAATGCAAACGAACCAGGAAAATATAGGGTAGAAATTCGAGCTCAAGGTGGTTGTTTTAAGCGTTATTATTTTGATGTTTTTCAAGCAACTTTAGATCCTTTAGTAGATAAAACAGATTTAATTTGTGGTAACATTGGTAATATAACCATCAATAATATTCCTGCTAATTATCAATTTAGTTTAACAAACGATATCAATACTTTTCAAGACAGTAATTCTTTTGATATTACTGCAGCTGGAACTTACACAGTATTCATTAGAAAAAAAGGTGGTTCTGCAACTTCTTGTGTTTATGAATTACCCGCAATTGATGTCTTTGAAAAAAACATAGAAGTAGATTTAATTGTAGACCAGATTCATTGTTCAGATTCTGATGGTACCATTAGAGTTCAAGTAAATAACGTAGATGGTGAGTATGTATATCAACTATTTAAAGGCGGACAACTATTATCTGAAACATCACCAAAAATAGACAACGATCATACCTTTGTTGTATCTGAAGCTGGTATTTATACTGTTAAAGTTACTGCTCCTAACAATTGTTCTTTTGAGGGTGATGTAACCATTACAAAACCAGAACCACTAGCATTAACAGCTGTTACTACCAAAAATATTAGTTGTACAAATGGTAGAATAGATTTAACAACTATAGGTGGTACCCCAATTTATAATTATGCAATTTGGTCTATAGATGGTGTAGAATTGTATGCAAACCCTACAACCATTCCAATCATTGAATTCTTTACAGATAGTTATTTAGAAATAGCTCCAGGAGATGAAGGTGTATATCAATTTGTAATTGTTGATGGTAACAATTGTTTCACGTTTTCCAATCCTACTGAAGTGATAGCAGAACCAGCTTTTACTTTTACTGAATCAATTCAAAATGTAACTTGTAATGGAAATCAGAATGGAAGTTTTACTATTACTCCAGATCAAGATGTAAATAACTACACCTTAAATTATAGTATAAATAATGGTACAAATTATCAAACAGAAAATTTATTTAGCAATTTAAATGCTGGTAACTATAAGGTTTTAATAAGAGCTACTAAAGCTTTAGATACTTGTAATTACACCAAAGATATTGTTATTACTGAAGCTGCAAAAATTACTGGTAATGCATCAATCACCCAAAATTACACTTGTAATGCAGATGCAACCATAACTTTTGATTCGGTTTCTGGAGGTAATACTCCATATACTTATAGTATAGATGGTGTTAATTTCTTTGAGGAAACTAGTTTTCCAAACTTAAAAGAAGGCACTTATACACCCATTATAAAAGATGCTAACGATTGTACTTTGGCTCTTAATGATATTATCATAGATCCTTTACCTACAGTACCTATTTTTACTACCAATTTAAGTTACAGCTGTACAGGAAATGCTACCATAGAAATTTTACCAAACACGACAGGATATTTGTATAGTTTAGATGGAAATCCGTTTACGAATTCAAATATTTTTGCTGATGTTCCAGAAGGGAATCATACCATTTCTATAAACATAGGTAGTGAGTGTTTAGAAGAAGTTCAAGTAACTGTTTTACCAAATCAAGGGTTTAACAGTTTTGTAGCCAACTCAACAGATATTTCTTGTTTTGGTGATGCAAATGGAAGTATTACAATAGAAGCTAGCAATTACAATTCCTCATTTGAATATTCTTTAAATGGTGGTTCTTGGGTTACTGCAAATGCATCTCCATTAACCATAAACAACCTAGATAAAGGTGATTATAGCCTACGTGTACAATCTGATAGTTGTACACTAGACTTAGGAAGTGTAACCATTTCTGAACCTAATGAATTGCAAGTTACAGCAAGTATAGCTCAAGAAATTACCTGTACAAATGCAACTGCAGTTTTAGATGTAAATGCAATTGGTGGTAATCCTCCTTATCAATATTCAATAGATAATGGAGCAACTTGGGTAGATGATTTTACAAGTGTTGTTGCTGGTAATTACACCATTAAAGCTAGAGATAGCAAAGGTTGTGAAACAGCAATAGGTGCTTCTATTACTGTAAACCCTGCAAAATCGTTATTAATAGATACCAGTGTAACTAGTTGTTTTAATGGTACAAATGGTGAAATTAAAATTGATGTTACTCAAGGTAATGACAATTACGTTTTCCGTTTAAATAATGGTCCTTGGCAATCACCAAGTACTGCAAATCCAAACACCTTTACTTTTACAAATCTTCAACCCAACACGTATACTGTTGAAGTAAAAGACGGATTTTCATGTGAAGTTTTAGAGCAAAACATTGTATTAAACAATCAATTAAATGCTAGTATTGTTACTGCAGATATTGGTTGTAATCCTGGTTCAATAAACGTAACTGCAACAGGTGGTGATAGCAATTATGTATATGCCTTTATTAGTGCAAGTGCTACAATTACCAATGCAGATTTTAGCGCAAATAGTAGTCAAAATATTACAACAGCTGGCGATTATAAAGTATATGTAAGAGACAATAATGGAGCTACAGATTATTGCGAATATTTAGATACTGTAACTATAAATAAAGCTGCAGATGTAGATATTACAGCTTCTGTAATTCAGCCAAAATGTTTTGATGAAAAAGGTAATTTAACTTTAGATTTTTCTGGAGGTCTTGCACCATATACTATTAATGTTTCAAATACCTTAGGGTTTACAGAAACCTCTACAAACATTTACAATACGACAAAAGAGTATTATAATTTAGATGCAGATACTTATACCATTACTATTACTGATGCCAATAATTGTTCAAAAACAATTAGTTCGCTTATAGAAAATCCTGTTGAATTAACTGCAACTATCAATCCTATTCTACCAACTTGTGGAGTTACAGATTTAAATCAATTTGGAATAGAATTTATTACCTCAAACAGTTATGCTCCTTATACTTTAGAATATTCTATTGATAATGGTACAACTTGGTCTAATAACAACACATTTATGAGCATAAGCTCAGGTACAGTATTTACACCTGTGTTGCGATTATTAGAAACAGATGGAGTAACTGTTAGGTGTATAAAAGTTTTAGATAATTTTAGAATGCCATTTCATGTATCTAATTTAATTGTTAGCTCTTCAGCTACAGGAGATTGTAAAGATGGTTTCCAAGTTACTGTAGAAGCTCAAGATGGTGTTGCTCCTTACGAATTTGCTGTAAATTCTACTAGCAATTGGGTATCTCCAACTATTGTAAATGGTACAACTTATGTTTTTGAAAACTTAACTCCTGGTTTAGGATATTACTTTTATGTAAAAGATGCAACTGGTTGTATTAAAGAAAATAGTGTAGATATTTACGACTCATTTACACCAGAAGTAGAAATAGCAGCAAACGTTACTCAAGAGGCTTGTGCAACTTCAGATACTGGTGAATTAACATTTACCATTAACGATCCTAGTAATAATTTATCAGGCACTTTAAATTGGCAATTGTTTGATGTTGATACCAATTTACCTGTCAGAAATGGTTCTCAAAGTAATTTAAATGATATTGTAGTTTCTAATTTGCCTGCAGGTAATTTCTATTTGGTAATTACAAATAATGCTTGCTCTTGGGGAAGCAGAAATGCAAGAATTAATAGAGGTGCAGAGATAAATGGTTCAATATCAGTTTTAAGAGATATTACTTGTAACCAACCAGGTATTGTAAATATTGATGCCATTTCTGGCGGATTTGGTGATTATACATTCACCTTAACAAGTACCAATTTCATCAACCCAATTATAACTCAAGATAGAGCTGTAGAAATAGATGTAAATAATTTAGTTGATGCTACAATTGCATCAACCATTAATGTAGCTGTTTCTGATGAGTTTTCTTGTTTAAAAGACTTAGGTAATGTTGTCATCAACATTAGCGAAAAACCAGAAATACAAAACATAACAAGCAATTTATGTACACTAAATAATAGCATTACAATAAATGCTTCTAAAGGATTGGCTCCATATTTTTATTCGATTGATAATGGCGTAACTTTTCAATCAGATGCCAATTTTTACGATTTAGCTGCTGGTAATTATACAGCTATTGTTATGGATAGCAATGGTTGTTTAAGTCTGCCAGAAAATGTTATTATTTATCCTCCTCTAAACTTTGAGGCGACTATTACTAAAAATTTAGATTGTACTCTAAATGCAGACGCTAGCGTAGAAATAAATGTATTACAAGGTTCTAATAATTACGAATATGAAGTTGTAAATAGTGCTAGCACAAGTATAATTTCTAGAACTACCTTAGCTTCTGCCACTGAAACTATTCAATTATCAGATGCAGGTGTGTATACAATTACCGTATTTGATTTAGCGACCAATTGTAGTAAAAGCATCACTGTAGAAGTTTTATCAAAAGAAGAACCTACCTTTACATTCAGTGTAGATAATAGCACCTGTTCTGGCACTAATTCTGGTACCATTGCATTGCAAAATAGCAACTCTAGTTTAGACTATACGTATTCAATATCGCCAGTTTCTGGTAGTTTCGATGCAACCACTAACAGTTTTATAAATGTTGCTCCAGGTACTTATACAATTACAGCACTTGGTAATAACAATTGTACAATTGTAGAGGCAAATGTTACTGTAAATGAGTTTGATCCTATTCAAATTCCTACACCAACTATTACCGATTTTTCTTGTACTACAGGAAATACTTACAACAACGCAAGTATAACAATAGATACTGCTTTGATTATGGGTGGTAGTGGTAATTATACACAAATAGATTTCATTAACAATAAGGGTACAGCAACTACTACAGATGATGAAATTGTACAAACAGGTAATAATGATACTTACATTTTAAGTGATACAAATGGTGGCAATTTTACTATAGTTGTTTACGATGATGAAGGTTGTTCTGCTTCCATTCAAACCAATGTAAATGAATTTTTTGCTTTAACCGATATTTTTATCACAGAAGATGTAAGCGCAGATTGTAAAACAGGTGCTTCTATTTCTGTAACCACAAATACAGAAGTTAATGGTGCAAACAAATCTTATACAATTTCAAACAACACTGGTTTTACAGAAACAAATACTACTGGAATTTTTAAAGATATAGCAGAAGGTAGTTATACAATTAGAGTACTTAATTTAGACACTAATTGTTACCTAGAAACAAACTATACCATAGAAAACGTAAATGAATTTGACATAATTGTTCAAAAAAATAACGATTTAAGTTGTGCAAATAGTGCAACTGGTAGTGTGTCCTTTCAGTTTTCTAGTACAACCATTTATTCAGGAAATTACGATTATGTTCTATTTGATAAAATCACCAATTTACCAACAACATTTGTAGGTTCTGGTTCAGGTGAAACTATAATTAATAATTTAACAGAAGGCGAGTATTATATAAAAATAACACAATTAGATATCCCTTTTTGTGATGTAGAATCAGCACCTTTTTCTATAGAAGGCCCTGCAGAAACCTTAGATTTTGACTTTATTACAACACCTATAACCTGTGTTTCTGCAAATAGTGGAACCTTATTAATTGATGCTTTTGGTGGTTGGCAAGAGTATGAATACCAATTAGCAACAGCTACTGGTACTATTATACAAAGCTTCTCTACCAACAATTCAATAGATAATTTAGCTGCAGAAAATTATATTATTTCTGTAAGAGATAAATTTAATTGTGTTGTAGATAAATCTTTTACATTAGAAAATCCGTTAGAAATTACAGCAGATATTACTGTTGCAGATTTGGTTTGTTTTGATGAAAAAGATGGCGCAATTACAGTATCAAATGTAGCTGGTGGTCAAGGCAATCCTGTAAAATACTATTATCAAATTCAAAAAGATAGTGGCATTTTAAGTGTTAAACAAGAAAGCAATGTTTTCGATAATTTAACTGCTGGTAATTATACTGTTGTTATTTCAGACGAATATTCGTGTTCAAAGACCTACAATGTAGTCATTGATAATCCTGATGCTGTTTTAGTTACTGCAAATATTACTACAGGTATTACTTGTTCTTCTAATTTATCTGAAGTTACCTTAAGTGCAAGTGGTGGTTCTGGAAATTATACGTATAGTAAAGACGGAATTTCTTTTACCAATTCTCCAATTTTTGAAGTTGCAGTGGGTACACATCAATTTTATGCAAAAGATGACAATGGCTGTATCTCTGAGGCTTCTGCAATTGTAGAAATCGATGCTTTAAATCCGTTAACTGCAATCTTAGATACAAGTGCAGCTAATGTAAGTTGTGCTGCAGAAACAGGAGCTGTAATATCGGCAATTGCCAGTGGTGGTTTTGGAAACTATCAATATGAACTATTAAATGATGCAGATGTAATACTTAGAAACAGGCAAGATGAAGATACTTTTAGTGGTTTATCATCTGGTACTTATAAAATTAGAGTGTATAGTGAAGATTGTGTATTTACTACAGAAAGTTACACTATTACAGAACCTGTAGCTTTAGAAATACAAACTCCAGTTGTAGTTTCTAACATAAGCTGTTTTGGTAATTTAGATGGTAGTATTGTAATTAATGCAACTGGTGGAACAGGAGATTTAGTATACAGTATAGATCAAGTTAAGTATGAATCTATAAACGTATTTAATAATTTACCAGCAGGTATTTACAATGTTACTGTACAAGATGAAAGTGGTTGTTTTGTAAGTGAAACTGTAGAAATTACAGAACCAGACCAATTAACTTCTAATGCAATAAACGTTCAACAAGAATTATGTTTAGGTAGTAAAAATGCTGCTTTCGATTTAGAAATTACAGGTGGAAATCCTCCTTATAAAACAAGCTTAAATGGAGCCGCTTTTGTAGAAAATCAGCTTTCATTTAGCAATTTAGAAGGTGGTAAAACCTATGTAATTTTTATAGAAGATGCTAAAGGATGTGAAGATTTTCTTGTAGTGCCTTTAGAGGAGGCTGTAGAGGTTAATTTAACCACCAACACAACCTTAAGTTGTACCAATTACCTATCTACAATTGAGGCTTCTGTAAATGCATCTGCATCAAGCAAAGTGCAATATTCTATCAATAATGGTGCTTTACAAACGTCGGGTATTTTTAGTGATTTGGCTAGTGGTACGTATACTGTAACTGCCCTTCATGAAAATGGCTGTGAAGTGTCTGAACAAATTATAATTAATAATCCTAATCCACTTACAATAGAAGGGGTTTCAACACAAGATATACTTTGTTTTGGGGGAAACAATGGTAGTATTGTAGTTACCTCTTCAGGTGGACAAGGAGTGGTTAGTTATAGTATAGATGGCATTAACTTTCAAACTGATAATACATTTACAAACCTAAGCAAAGGCACTTATCAAGTTACCATAAAAGATGAGTTAGATTGTCAAGTTGTTTCTACTGCTGTAGTTATTGATGAAGTAGAAGAGCTGAAAGTAAGCTTAAAAGACATTCAGCATGCTACTTGTTTTGGAGAAAGTGATGCTGGTTTCGAAATAGAAATTGAAGGTGGTACTGCTCCTTATAATGTAAAATTAGACAATGGTGCTTCTGTGGAAAATCAGTTTATATTTTCTGATTTAGAAGGTGGTAAAACCTATCAAATTACTGTAGTTGATGCTAACAATTGTACTACCAATTTCTCTGTAGATATAGAAGCTGGAGTATCATTAAACTTAACTACAAACACTACTTTAAATTGTATTAATTACCTGTCTGAAATAGAAGCTACTGTTAATGCATCAGAAGCAAGCAAAGTGCAATATTCTATCAATAATGGTGCTTTACAAACGTCAGGTATTTTTAGTGATTTGGCTACTGGTAGCTATACAATAACAGCGGTTCATGAAAATGGCTGTGAAGTATCTGAACAAGTTATAATTAATAATCCTAATCCACTTACAATAGAAGAGGTTACATCAGAAAATATACTTTGTTTTGGGGGAAACAATGGTAGTATTGTAGTTACCTCTTCAGGTGGACAAGGAGTGGTTAGTTATAGCATAGATGGTACAAACTTTCAGACTGATAATACTTTTGCTAACCTAAGTCCTGGCACTTATCAAGTTACAATTAAAGATGAGTTGAACTGTGAAGTTAATTCTACAGAAGTAACTATTGATGAAATAGATGAACTTAAGGTAAGTGTAAAAGATATCCAGCAAGCCACGTGTGTTGGAGAAAGTGATGGTGGTTTCGAAATTGAAATTGAAGGTGGTACTGCTCCTTATAATGTAAAATTGGATAATGGTGCTTTTGTAGAAAATCAGTTTGCATATTCTAATTTAGAAGGTGGTAAAACCTATCAAATCATTGTGGTTGATGCTAACAATTGTACCACCAATTTCTCTGTAGATTTAGAATCTAGTGTTAACCTAGACTTGGTTTTATCTCCTGAATATACTTGTAATAATAATGCTACTGTTTTTGCTTTAGTAGATGATTTATATGAAGGTGATGTAACCTATACCATAAATGGTACAAATCCTCAGCAAGAAGGTATTTTTATAGAGTTAGTTCCTGGTAATTATACTATTACTGCTACTCATAAAAACGGTTGTTCTACAAGTGAAACTATTTCAATTAAAGAGAATCCTGAGTTAATTTTAGAAATAGATACCTCAGAAATAAATAAACTAATTGCCAACGCTTCTGGTGGTGTTCCTCCTTATACTTACAGCATAGATAATGGTTCGTTTACGCCAGAAAACACCTTTATAATTTCTGAAACTCGAATTTATAATATTGCTGTAAAAGACAGCAGAGGTTGTGTAGAATACATTGCTATTTTGGGTGAGTTTATAGATATCGAAATTCCGAATTTCTTTACACCAAATGGAAATGGAAAACACGATTGCTGGTATCCTACAAAAGTTAAAGACTATCATAATATAGAAGTTTTAATATATGATAGATACAGCAGATTACTTAAAACTTTTAAAGGCGTAAACAATTGTTGGGATGGTTTATACAACAACAAACCACTTCCTTCAGGTGATTATTGGTATGTAATTTATTACGATCAAAAACCAGGAGTGAGAAGAAGATTAATGGGCAACTTTACTTTATACAGATAA